In one Desulfobaculum bizertense DSM 18034 genomic region, the following are encoded:
- the gcvH gene encoding glycine cleavage system protein GcvH: protein MIPQDLLYSKSHEWARIDGEFAYVGITHFAQEQLGDLTYVELPEIGDTFDAGAEMGSVESVKAASEIYAPVSGEVVEINESLEDAPEKVNQSPYEEGWLVKIKLAAQPEGLMNAADYEKNAVSCH from the coding sequence GTGATTCCCCAGGATCTGCTCTACAGTAAGTCACACGAATGGGCGCGCATTGACGGTGAATTTGCCTATGTTGGCATCACACACTTTGCGCAGGAACAGCTTGGAGACCTGACCTACGTTGAGTTGCCAGAAATTGGCGACACGTTTGATGCAGGTGCAGAGATGGGTTCTGTTGAATCCGTCAAGGCCGCGAGCGAAATCTACGCCCCGGTTTCCGGTGAAGTTGTTGAAATCAACGAATCTCTTGAAGACGCCCCCGAAAAAGTCAATCAGTCCCCATACGAAGAAGGTTGGCTGGTCAAGATCAAACTTGCCGCACAGCCCGAGGGCCTGATGAACGCCGCAGACTACGAAAAAAACGCCGTATCCTGTCACTAG
- a CDS encoding response regulator has translation MRFLIVDDDFDSRRLMQKILYPYGYCDVAVDGEEAVEAFKRSLTSNEPYDLICLDIIMPNVDGQQALREIREIETEHDVPLEKRTKTIMISALDDTKELHDAFFLGEATSYIVKPIRKKTLLDEIRNLGIQIQERKA, from the coding sequence ATGCGTTTTTTAATTGTTGATGACGACTTCGACAGCCGCAGGCTCATGCAGAAAATTCTGTATCCGTATGGATACTGTGATGTTGCAGTAGATGGCGAGGAAGCTGTGGAAGCATTTAAGCGTTCCTTGACGAGTAACGAACCGTATGACCTCATTTGCCTGGACATTATAATGCCGAATGTTGACGGCCAGCAGGCATTGCGAGAAATTCGAGAGATTGAAACAGAACACGATGTTCCTCTGGAAAAGCGAACAAAAACCATCATGATTTCTGCCCTTGATGACACAAAGGAACTTCATGACGCCTTTTTCCTTGGCGAGGCCACCTCGTATATCGTGAAGCCAATCCGTAAGAAAACGCTACTGGATGAGATCCGCAATCTCGGCATCCAGATTCAGGAGCGAAAAGCGTAG
- a CDS encoding HD domain-containing protein, giving the protein MKSMELEQHKALFLDFVSNFQSDVPLDKENYDLKRDHTFRVLHWAQQITKSVEGECGRSPDCLRATHLGALYHDIGRFPQYRTWKTFADPKSTNHGRLGFRTLKATGFLRDIPEHWRKVIQVAVALHNRREIPPHLPKDMDFALRVVRDADKLDILEVMIAHLAPDAPPNPVVTLGLSNIPEWSDDLLEMLRTGHLGAYTRMRSLHDFRLLMLSWVYDMNFPFTAQCVLQRKNWDDLAQPLPDDPAIRAALAPARAHLEALAQR; this is encoded by the coding sequence ATGAAGAGCATGGAGCTTGAGCAGCACAAGGCATTGTTTTTGGACTTTGTCTCAAATTTTCAGTCTGATGTCCCTCTCGACAAGGAAAATTACGACCTCAAACGAGATCACACCTTTCGCGTTCTTCACTGGGCACAGCAGATTACGAAAAGTGTTGAAGGGGAGTGTGGTCGATCCCCAGACTGTCTTCGGGCAACTCATCTTGGTGCCCTTTATCACGATATTGGGCGCTTTCCCCAGTACAGGACGTGGAAGACTTTTGCTGATCCAAAGTCTACCAATCATGGGCGTCTCGGTTTTCGGACATTAAAAGCAACGGGCTTTCTACGCGACATCCCTGAGCACTGGCGCAAAGTTATTCAGGTCGCTGTCGCGCTTCACAACCGGCGTGAGATTCCCCCTCATTTACCCAAAGATATGGACTTTGCCCTGCGTGTCGTTCGCGATGCCGACAAGCTTGATATTCTTGAGGTTATGATTGCCCATCTCGCCCCTGATGCTCCGCCGAACCCCGTTGTCACTCTTGGCCTTTCTAACATTCCAGAGTGGAGTGACGATCTGCTTGAGATGCTTCGTACAGGGCATCTCGGCGCCTACACCAGGATGCGCAGTTTACACGATTTTCGGCTGCTCATGTTAAGTTGGGTTTATGACATGAATTTCCCCTTCACGGCGCAGTGTGTCTTACAGCGCAAGAACTGGGACGACCTTGCACAACCGCTCCCCGATGACCCGGCTATTCGTGCCGCTCTCGCTCCCGCTCGTGCCCATCTTGAGGCTTTAGCGCAGCGTTAG
- a CDS encoding flagellar brake protein — MSTSAQEEAQHTLPDDIYQILPGTQFVLETKSYPERFATRFIGGLRGQYFLCKTPSIAEYPTALERLYKGEELIVRFLSRGKAWAFASKVLGRIAKPQPLLFLEFPKAVDSYNLRSSKRIVCYFPVTALINGASPDGVILDLSETGCRLTAPVSVTDLHIGDQIGIDCPVFKATGKNRIIAKIQRITQANGTPELGLAFEDIHPQIHEEILHYIQHSERISVNRT, encoded by the coding sequence ATGTCGACCTCTGCACAAGAAGAAGCACAGCACACTCTTCCAGACGATATTTATCAAATACTCCCCGGAACACAGTTCGTGCTGGAAACCAAAAGCTACCCCGAACGTTTCGCAACGCGTTTCATAGGTGGCTTACGCGGCCAGTACTTTCTCTGCAAAACCCCGTCAATTGCAGAATATCCCACAGCTCTGGAAAGACTTTACAAGGGCGAAGAACTCATCGTTCGCTTCCTCTCCCGAGGCAAGGCATGGGCCTTCGCGTCCAAAGTCCTCGGCCGCATCGCAAAACCACAGCCCCTCCTCTTCCTCGAATTCCCCAAAGCCGTGGACTCCTACAACCTCAGGAGCAGCAAGCGCATCGTCTGTTATTTCCCCGTCACCGCACTCATTAACGGCGCAAGCCCCGACGGCGTCATTCTCGACCTGAGCGAAACAGGATGCCGACTCACCGCCCCCGTCAGCGTTACCGACCTTCACATCGGAGACCAAATCGGCATCGACTGCCCCGTCTTTAAGGCTACAGGAAAAAACCGCATCATCGCTAAAATCCAACGCATTACACAGGCAAACGGAACTCCAGAACTCGGCCTCGCCTTCGAAGACATCCACCCCCAAATCCACGAAGAAATCCTGCACTACATCCAGCACTCTGAACGCATCTCTGTAAACCGTACGTAG
- the coaE gene encoding dephospho-CoA kinase (Dephospho-CoA kinase (CoaE) performs the final step in coenzyme A biosynthesis.), producing the protein MTNTNFSTDSSESGLWSALVPHAMAGSRLDVYLSGEFKDQGLSRSKIQQLIKAGKVTVDGTQVKQPKLKLSGGEQVECAVELDNGVLTPEEGALEIHYEDEQLVVVNKEAGLTVHPAPSQRTNTLVQRMLSRYPKLGEMEGERPGIVHRIDKDTSGIMVVALDEATRLAVAEDFAERRIHKEYLALVHGVPQCTTGQKEGEITAPIGRDPKHKTKMAVMEKGGREARSAWRVLWTSPDESASLVRVKIFTGRTHQIRVHMAHIGHPLLGDQVYGARLHKEWCRKVGNAEELAPRQMLHAWHLSLTHPKTGKLMDWKQAPPEDFQRLLLHLGQQVQRIGVIGMPGCGKSALNACLEHCGCPVFSADAEVVAQYEAGGDAWTLIRQRFGERFAPEGECVAKRELFAAMKDSEVFRKELQAIVHPLVEHAAKEFFAEHAAKPCAVAEVPLLIEGQWKEQGWVDLVVGVRCDEDQRRQRLVARGWDDETIATVESWQWKAEDKLARCDEIVENSGTLEDLQTQAAALCERLAARRAEQKRVLQARFEKLWSA; encoded by the coding sequence ATGACAAATACGAATTTTTCCACAGACTCCAGTGAATCTGGACTGTGGAGTGCTCTTGTGCCGCATGCAATGGCAGGCAGCCGTCTGGATGTGTACCTTTCTGGTGAGTTCAAGGATCAGGGGCTGTCCCGCTCCAAAATCCAGCAGCTGATTAAGGCTGGAAAAGTGACAGTCGATGGGACACAAGTAAAACAGCCTAAGCTGAAACTTTCTGGTGGAGAACAGGTCGAGTGCGCTGTGGAGCTGGACAATGGCGTGTTGACGCCAGAAGAGGGTGCTCTGGAAATCCACTATGAAGATGAACAGCTCGTGGTGGTGAATAAAGAGGCAGGCCTGACAGTGCATCCCGCACCATCACAGCGCACCAATACCCTTGTGCAGCGCATGTTGTCCCGCTACCCCAAGCTTGGCGAAATGGAAGGCGAACGTCCGGGCATTGTCCACCGCATCGACAAGGATACGTCTGGAATTATGGTGGTTGCTCTGGATGAGGCAACTCGGCTTGCTGTGGCAGAGGACTTTGCCGAGCGCCGTATCCATAAAGAGTATTTGGCTCTCGTGCATGGCGTGCCGCAGTGCACGACCGGGCAAAAAGAGGGTGAAATTACGGCTCCAATTGGTCGTGATCCCAAGCATAAGACCAAGATGGCTGTCATGGAAAAGGGCGGACGGGAAGCCAGAAGTGCATGGCGGGTTCTTTGGACAAGCCCAGACGAGAGCGCGAGCCTTGTGCGGGTGAAAATTTTTACAGGCCGGACGCACCAGATCCGTGTGCATATGGCGCATATCGGGCATCCGCTCCTTGGCGATCAGGTTTATGGCGCACGCCTGCACAAAGAATGGTGCCGCAAGGTTGGAAATGCTGAGGAGCTGGCTCCACGCCAGATGCTCCACGCGTGGCACCTGAGCCTGACGCACCCCAAAACGGGTAAGCTGATGGACTGGAAACAGGCTCCGCCAGAGGATTTCCAGCGACTGCTTCTGCACCTTGGACAGCAGGTTCAGAGAATTGGCGTAATAGGTATGCCGGGATGCGGTAAATCTGCCCTGAATGCATGCCTTGAGCATTGTGGATGCCCTGTGTTTAGCGCTGATGCCGAAGTTGTGGCTCAGTATGAAGCCGGAGGCGACGCATGGACACTCATTCGCCAGCGCTTTGGTGAGCGCTTTGCCCCTGAGGGCGAGTGTGTGGCAAAGAGAGAGCTGTTCGCGGCGATGAAAGACTCTGAGGTTTTCCGCAAAGAGCTTCAGGCTATTGTTCATCCACTTGTTGAGCATGCGGCAAAAGAGTTTTTTGCGGAGCACGCAGCCAAGCCCTGTGCTGTTGCCGAGGTCCCGCTTTTGATCGAAGGCCAGTGGAAAGAGCAGGGTTGGGTTGATCTTGTTGTTGGCGTGCGCTGTGATGAAGACCAGCGCCGGCAGCGCCTTGTCGCCCGGGGCTGGGATGATGAAACTATTGCCACGGTGGAGTCATGGCAGTGGAAAGCTGAAGACAAGCTTGCCCGCTGTGATGAAATAGTGGAGAATTCAGGAACGCTGGAGGATTTGCAGACTCAGGCCGCAGCACTGTGTGAGCGGCTTGCTGCCCGGCGTGCCGAGCAAAAACGCGTCTTGCAGGCAAGGTTCGAAAAACTCTGGAGTGCCTAA
- a CDS encoding rhomboid family intramembrane serine protease: MFPIRDSVPRVHVPYAVYGIILLNTIVFLLTVNLSERDMALVFHIFGVVPLRFSDVALAAQMGYPPDGYWAFLTYMFLHGSWLHFIINMWTLWIFADNIEDVMGPWRFLAFYILSGLAALVVHMVFNLSSNIPVVGASGAIAGVMGAYFLLYPHSRVLTVIPIIIIPFIVEIPAIIYLGIWFLTQFVSGVASFVAAKSGGIAWWAHAGGFLAGLILLPLFRQKGRCYFCRLPDADPRSVPGFRH; the protein is encoded by the coding sequence ATGTTTCCCATTCGCGATAGTGTTCCCCGTGTGCACGTACCGTATGCAGTGTATGGAATCATCCTGCTGAATACGATAGTGTTTTTGTTGACGGTGAACCTGAGCGAGCGGGATATGGCACTTGTCTTTCATATTTTTGGCGTGGTGCCACTCCGCTTTTCGGATGTGGCACTCGCCGCCCAGATGGGCTACCCCCCGGACGGGTACTGGGCTTTTTTGACCTATATGTTCCTGCATGGGAGCTGGCTGCATTTCATTATCAATATGTGGACGCTGTGGATATTTGCAGACAATATTGAGGATGTGATGGGGCCGTGGCGTTTTTTGGCCTTCTATATCCTGAGTGGGCTTGCAGCTCTTGTCGTGCATATGGTCTTTAACCTGTCCTCAAACATCCCGGTGGTGGGTGCCAGTGGCGCCATTGCCGGAGTAATGGGGGCGTACTTCCTTTTGTATCCTCATTCGAGGGTGCTGACTGTCATTCCTATAATAATCATTCCTTTTATCGTCGAAATTCCGGCAATTATTTATTTGGGTATTTGGTTCCTGACCCAGTTTGTCTCTGGCGTGGCCTCGTTTGTTGCCGCCAAAAGCGGTGGCATTGCGTGGTGGGCACATGCCGGGGGATTCCTTGCCGGGCTTATACTCCTGCCACTTTTCCGGCAAAAAGGGCGTTGCTATTTTTGCCGTCTTCCAGACGCAGATCCGCGTTCGGTTCCAGGCTTTCGCCATTAG
- a CDS encoding ABC transporter ATP-binding protein: MLKIEDLHVKIGEREVLNGLDLHIAEGETFILFGPNGSGKTTLLMTLMGFGNYTVTGGRIIFKGHDITYAPIHERARLGIGMSFQRPPTIHGVSTRSLVELCGKHGQNGHASVDDLAERVNFDHFLDRDINAGFSGGEIKRSELLQLMAQAPDLVLFDEPESGVDLENMALIGKSARKLLDGFVAPHPQKSMKEQRARHKTSGLIITHTGYILDYINADRGQVMFNGHLCCEGRPRDILEHIGKYGYKECVRCLSK, translated from the coding sequence ATGCTGAAAATAGAAGACCTCCACGTAAAAATCGGCGAGCGCGAGGTGCTCAATGGCCTCGATCTGCACATCGCCGAGGGCGAGACGTTTATCCTGTTCGGCCCAAACGGCTCTGGTAAAACGACGCTGCTCATGACCCTCATGGGTTTTGGCAACTATACTGTTACCGGTGGCCGTATTATATTTAAGGGGCACGACATTACATATGCTCCGATTCACGAACGGGCCCGTCTGGGTATTGGCATGTCGTTCCAGCGCCCCCCGACGATTCATGGCGTTTCGACCCGAAGCCTCGTGGAGCTTTGTGGTAAGCATGGCCAGAATGGTCACGCTTCTGTCGATGATCTCGCAGAGCGTGTGAATTTTGACCATTTTCTTGATCGAGACATTAACGCCGGTTTCTCCGGTGGTGAAATCAAACGCTCCGAGCTGTTGCAGCTTATGGCACAGGCTCCTGACCTCGTCCTTTTTGACGAGCCAGAGTCTGGCGTTGACCTTGAAAATATGGCTCTGATTGGCAAGAGCGCCAGAAAGCTGCTCGACGGCTTTGTGGCTCCTCATCCGCAGAAATCCATGAAGGAACAGCGGGCACGTCACAAGACTTCTGGTCTTATCATCACCCATACAGGCTACATCCTTGACTACATCAACGCAGACCGTGGTCAGGTGATGTTTAACGGGCATCTGTGCTGTGAAGGCCGTCCCAGAGATATTCTGGAGCACATCGGCAAGTACGGCTACAAAGAATGCGTGCGCTGCCTGAGCAAATAA
- a CDS encoding SufB/SufD family protein, with protein MKDVNLSEYSFEGGENGSLVDLRNLDEADKKRLVMAGVDVNDDERAGSYLHMNHGSIHCTSHQEGLELMDIKDALKKFDGLPDYFWKLIDPEKDEFTREAFKNLHGGYFVRVKKGVKIAQPVQSCLFMKGHGVGQNVHNLVIVEDDAELHLITGCAVSSATEAAAHLGISEFYIGKNAKLTFTMIHNWGEEVVVRPRTHGVVEEGGEFQNNYVLMSPVGNLQSAPVIDLNGRGARARLNSVLVAPKGSYLSSGGVLNLNAPDTRGEIISRTLTTGGTIVAPGRICAKDVPARGHLECKGLILGDGRIHAIPELDGYLEGVELSHEAAVGKIAQEEIEYLQARGLDEDEATSTIVRGFLNVEMEGLPEELQRAIKEQIDQLDSSEDVL; from the coding sequence ATGAAAGACGTAAATCTGTCTGAATATAGTTTTGAAGGTGGCGAAAACGGTTCTCTCGTTGATCTGCGCAATCTGGATGAGGCGGACAAGAAGCGCCTTGTTATGGCTGGCGTTGACGTTAACGACGATGAGCGTGCTGGCAGCTACCTGCATATGAACCATGGCAGCATCCACTGTACTTCCCATCAGGAAGGACTGGAGCTGATGGACATCAAGGACGCTCTCAAGAAGTTCGATGGCCTGCCTGACTATTTCTGGAAGCTTATTGACCCGGAAAAAGATGAATTCACTCGTGAGGCATTCAAGAACCTGCACGGTGGCTACTTTGTTCGAGTCAAGAAAGGCGTCAAGATTGCCCAGCCTGTGCAGTCCTGCCTGTTCATGAAGGGCCACGGTGTTGGACAGAATGTCCATAACCTCGTGATTGTCGAAGACGATGCCGAGCTGCACCTGATTACGGGCTGTGCTGTTTCCAGCGCAACCGAAGCTGCGGCCCATCTTGGCATTTCTGAATTTTATATTGGCAAGAACGCCAAGCTGACTTTCACCATGATCCACAACTGGGGTGAAGAGGTCGTTGTTCGACCCCGTACCCACGGCGTGGTGGAAGAGGGCGGCGAGTTTCAGAACAATTACGTGCTGATGTCACCTGTGGGCAATCTCCAGAGCGCCCCGGTTATCGATCTGAATGGTCGTGGTGCCCGTGCACGTCTGAACTCTGTTCTGGTTGCTCCCAAAGGCTCCTACCTCAGCTCTGGTGGTGTGCTGAACCTGAACGCACCAGACACTCGCGGTGAGATTATTTCCCGTACGCTGACAACTGGCGGAACTATTGTCGCTCCCGGTCGCATTTGCGCAAAGGACGTTCCTGCCCGTGGTCATCTGGAGTGTAAGGGCCTCATTCTGGGCGATGGCCGCATCCATGCCATTCCGGAACTCGATGGGTATCTGGAAGGCGTTGAGCTGTCCCACGAAGCTGCTGTGGGCAAAATTGCACAGGAAGAAATTGAATACCTTCAGGCCCGCGGACTGGACGAAGACGAAGCAACGTCGACGATTGTTCGAGGCTTCCTGAATGTTGAAATGGAGGGCCTTCCCGAGGAACTCCAGCGTGCTATTAAGGAACAGATTGACCAGCTGGATTCCAGCGAGGATGTTCTCTAG
- a CDS encoding metal-dependent hydrolase: protein MPGYKEHLTGGAATAGGSLLIACLALPVALKPNLPEGLALFSICVLMSLFPDVDTDSKGQRWFYSILVVVDLALMWFGKYHWAAILGLVAMFPALDHHRGWTHTWWAMLLVPLPIILFPVFFLAMDWQPMVPYYVAAVLGYFSHLFLDKAF from the coding sequence GTGCCCGGATATAAAGAACATCTCACAGGAGGTGCGGCTACTGCTGGCGGAAGCCTGCTCATTGCCTGCCTTGCTCTTCCTGTGGCTCTGAAACCGAATCTTCCAGAAGGTTTGGCACTGTTTTCCATCTGCGTGCTTATGTCTCTGTTTCCTGATGTGGATACGGACTCCAAAGGGCAGCGATGGTTCTATTCAATTTTGGTGGTGGTCGATCTCGCCCTGATGTGGTTTGGAAAATATCACTGGGCCGCGATTCTGGGACTTGTAGCCATGTTCCCGGCTTTGGATCATCACCGAGGATGGACGCATACCTGGTGGGCCATGCTTCTTGTGCCGCTGCCCATCATCTTGTTTCCGGTGTTTTTTTTGGCGATGGACTGGCAGCCAATGGTGCCCTATTACGTCGCCGCAGTGCTGGGATACTTTTCCCATCTCTTTTTGGACAAGGCGTTTTAA
- a CDS encoding J domain-containing protein, whose product MNVRDCYAFLKLPAGATLEQVKKAYRKRAFELHPDLNPNNEQAARDFQKLNEAYVILTEALSSEPSGSSRQRKSSAGTGKPRASARQASQRYQKQSSARSEQARPRPGQKQEAEPTGGFSFGKEEVLQNVLKDPFARKVFEDIYREIKKTQGGAGFATSEGKTKSVNLNVAGAQMNIQVSGGPIQGIKNWFRKQMNDEQTIRLLPSQMIPGSLVRLSIRQGLSGKPVTIEVALPPDFSPGKALRLKGLGRKLGPFAGDLFLRIVSA is encoded by the coding sequence GTGAACGTCCGCGACTGTTACGCCTTTCTGAAGCTTCCCGCAGGAGCGACTCTGGAACAGGTCAAAAAGGCTTATCGCAAACGGGCCTTTGAACTGCATCCAGACCTCAATCCCAACAACGAACAGGCTGCACGGGACTTCCAAAAACTCAATGAGGCGTATGTCATTCTGACAGAGGCCCTGTCCTCTGAGCCTTCGGGTTCCTCACGCCAGCGCAAAAGCAGCGCAGGTACAGGAAAACCCCGCGCTTCTGCCAGACAGGCAAGCCAGCGCTATCAAAAACAGTCCAGCGCACGCAGCGAACAGGCACGCCCCCGTCCGGGCCAGAAGCAGGAAGCCGAACCAACTGGCGGCTTTTCTTTTGGCAAAGAAGAAGTGCTGCAAAATGTCCTCAAGGACCCCTTCGCACGAAAAGTTTTTGAAGATATTTATCGGGAAATCAAAAAGACACAGGGTGGAGCTGGTTTTGCCACATCCGAAGGCAAAACAAAAAGCGTCAACCTGAACGTTGCTGGCGCCCAGATGAACATTCAGGTCTCTGGTGGTCCCATTCAGGGCATCAAAAACTGGTTCCGCAAGCAGATGAACGACGAACAGACCATTCGTCTGCTGCCAAGCCAGATGATCCCCGGGAGCCTTGTGCGCCTGTCTATTCGACAGGGCCTGTCAGGCAAGCCTGTGACCATAGAAGTCGCCCTGCCCCCAGACTTTTCTCCGGGCAAAGCGCTCCGCCTCAAAGGGCTTGGAAGAAAACTTGGCCCATTCGCAGGAGACCTTTTTTTGCGGATTGTTTCTGCGTGA
- a CDS encoding YkgJ family cysteine cluster protein, which yields MTQTISAFECKMCGHCCKGEGGIIMAAKDQKRLAEFLGLELDEMRSSYTEEKSGKIRLITGDDGYCIFFKQGKGCGVHPGRPDICRAWPFFKGNLIDETSWEMVQEYCPGICAEAGHKEFQRQGLEYLRSLEIEEAEDTPEALTHVLKTL from the coding sequence ATGACCCAGACTATTTCGGCCTTTGAATGCAAGATGTGTGGCCACTGCTGCAAGGGTGAAGGTGGCATCATCATGGCAGCCAAAGACCAGAAGCGTCTTGCCGAGTTCCTCGGACTCGAGCTGGACGAGATGCGCAGCAGTTATACAGAAGAAAAAAGTGGCAAAATTCGTCTCATCACTGGCGACGACGGCTACTGTATTTTTTTCAAACAGGGAAAAGGCTGCGGAGTGCACCCCGGTCGTCCCGACATTTGCCGCGCATGGCCCTTCTTTAAGGGCAATCTCATCGACGAAACAAGCTGGGAAATGGTACAGGAATACTGTCCTGGCATTTGCGCAGAGGCCGGGCACAAAGAATTTCAGCGACAGGGGCTTGAATATCTTCGCTCTCTCGAAATTGAGGAAGCCGAAGACACCCCGGAAGCCCTGACCCACGTCCTCAAAACTCTCTAA
- a CDS encoding CoA-binding protein, whose translation MLLSDDTVRELLAKVNTIAIIGAKDVEGQPVNMVGRYLIDAGFTVIPVHPKRKNVWGLTTYQSITDIPERIDCVDVFRAPAYCPGHAKECLALSEAPLLFWMQSGISSLEAQTLLNQTSTAVVEDRCLMVEHRRLFG comes from the coding sequence ATGCTACTGTCAGACGATACAGTCAGGGAACTTCTGGCCAAGGTCAACACCATCGCCATCATCGGCGCAAAAGATGTTGAAGGACAACCGGTTAACATGGTCGGCCGCTATCTTATTGATGCTGGCTTTACGGTGATTCCGGTGCATCCCAAACGCAAAAATGTGTGGGGACTGACCACCTATCAGAGCATAACAGACATTCCCGAACGCATTGACTGCGTTGACGTGTTTCGGGCACCTGCATACTGCCCGGGCCATGCCAAAGAATGTCTGGCCCTTTCCGAAGCGCCCCTGCTGTTCTGGATGCAGTCTGGCATCAGCAGTCTGGAAGCTCAGACGTTGCTTAACCAAACCTCGACCGCGGTGGTAGAAGATCGCTGCCTCATGGTTGAGCACAGGAGACTTTTTGGATGA
- the mqnC gene encoding cyclic dehypoxanthinyl futalosine synthase, giving the protein MSERLTPEAALKLLTEESVFSLGRMAHARRMELHPDRRVTYIVDRNINYTNVCMSGCKFCAFFRAPGDEGGYVLSKDVLADKVRETVELGGYQILLQGGMNPDLDLAFYEDMLSFLKEKFPSVAIHGFSPSEIWYWGQESGLGHVEVMRRLVAAGLDSIPGGGAEILVDRVRSDVSPRKATADQWLEVMRDAHGLGLRTTATMMLGEGETLEERIEHLDRIRSLQDETGGFTAFIPWTFQPEHTRLPRPEASSETYLKTLALSRLYLDNIDNVQASWVTQGPLIGQLALFWGANDFGSTMIEENVVAAAGVHFRLPESKLRSLVESAGFVPCRRRMDYTLME; this is encoded by the coding sequence ATGTCGGAGCGTTTGACTCCCGAAGCAGCTCTGAAGCTGCTGACCGAGGAATCGGTTTTTAGTCTGGGCCGCATGGCACATGCACGGCGGATGGAACTGCATCCTGACCGACGCGTGACCTACATTGTGGACCGGAATATTAATTATACCAATGTGTGCATGTCTGGCTGCAAGTTCTGCGCGTTTTTCCGTGCACCCGGTGATGAGGGTGGCTATGTCCTGTCCAAGGATGTGCTGGCCGACAAAGTTCGCGAAACCGTCGAGCTTGGTGGCTATCAGATTCTTTTGCAGGGTGGCATGAACCCTGATCTTGATCTTGCCTTCTATGAAGACATGCTCTCTTTCCTGAAAGAGAAATTCCCCTCAGTTGCCATTCATGGCTTCTCCCCGTCCGAAATTTGGTACTGGGGTCAGGAAAGTGGCCTTGGACACGTTGAAGTTATGCGCCGTCTGGTTGCCGCTGGTCTTGATTCCATTCCCGGTGGCGGTGCAGAAATTCTGGTCGACCGTGTGCGTAGTGATGTTTCTCCGCGCAAGGCAACGGCTGACCAGTGGCTTGAAGTCATGCGCGATGCCCACGGACTGGGCCTGCGTACGACCGCAACCATGATGCTTGGCGAAGGCGAAACCCTTGAAGAACGCATTGAGCATCTGGACCGGATTCGTTCCCTGCAGGATGAAACCGGTGGCTTTACCGCGTTTATTCCGTGGACCTTCCAGCCTGAACACACCCGTTTGCCCCGACCTGAGGCTTCGAGTGAAACCTACCTCAAAACGCTGGCTCTGTCCCGTCTGTACCTCGACAACATCGACAACGTGCAGGCTTCTTGGGTTACGCAGGGACCACTTATTGGTCAGCTTGCCCTGTTCTGGGGTGCCAACGATTTTGGGTCCACCATGATCGAAGAAAATGTCGTGGCTGCTGCTGGTGTGCATTTCCGCCTGCCAGAATCCAAGCTGCGTTCCCTCGTGGAATCGGCTGGCTTTGTGCCGTGCCGTCGGCGCATGGATTATACTCTGATGGAGTAA